The following proteins come from a genomic window of Paenibacillus sp. CAA11:
- the gyrA gene encoding DNA gyrase subunit A, with the protein MAEDKQPQIVDRDIGVEMRESFMDYAMSIIVSRALPDVRDGLKPVHRRILYAMSELGMSPDKPYKKSARIVGEVIGKYHPHGDSAVYESMVRMAQDFSMRNMLVDGHGNFGSIDGDFAAAMRYTEARLSKIAMELLRDINKETIDFMPNYDGEEQEPVVLPARYPNLLVNGVSGIAVGMATNIPPHNLGEVIEGVQALIENPELTSLDLMNYIQGPDFPTAGFILGREGIRQAYTTGRGSVTMRARTEIEEVNNKARIIVNELPYQVNKARLVEKIAELVREKRVEGITDLRDESDRNGMRIVIELRRDVNPNVVLNNLYKHTALQTTFGINTLAIVNNEPKILTLQEVLQHYINHQIEVIRRRTEYDLKKAEARAHILEGLRIALDHIDEVIALIRSSSSDEEAREGLISRFGLSYEQAQAILDMRLRRLTGLEREKIENEYNELMAKIAEYREILASEQLVLGIISQELQEIKEKYADARRTEITIGEESILDEDLIPREEVVVTITHTGYIKRLPVTTYRSQKRGGRGIMGMDTKDNDFVEHLFVTNSHNYLMFFTDRGKAYRIKAYEIPELGRTARGTPIINLIQIEQGENVNAVIPVEPDETDKYLFFATRHGIVKKTPLNDYVNIRKGGLIAVNLREDDALIEVKLTDGNQEVILGTANGMSIRFPERDVRSMGRGATGVKGITLDPSDALIGMDVIEPGQDILIVTTKGYGKRTPEGDYRVQSRGGKGIKTINVTEKNGSVIALKLVKDEEDLMIITSSGTLIRTSMAGISTMGRYAQGVKLINIRDEDSVATVCRTDKTEEQDDLLEGEDPVSVEEELLDAAGTDDEIVAPEMSDTPDDIEQE; encoded by the coding sequence ATGGCGGAAGATAAACAACCGCAAATTGTGGATCGTGACATCGGAGTCGAAATGCGTGAATCTTTCATGGATTATGCGATGAGCATTATTGTAAGCCGCGCTCTGCCGGATGTCCGTGATGGACTTAAGCCGGTGCATCGTCGTATTTTATACGCGATGTCAGAGCTAGGCATGTCGCCAGATAAGCCGTATAAGAAATCGGCGAGAATCGTCGGCGAAGTCATCGGTAAGTACCACCCGCACGGCGACTCGGCGGTTTATGAATCCATGGTACGGATGGCACAGGATTTTTCAATGCGTAATATGCTTGTGGATGGACACGGGAACTTTGGCTCCATAGATGGTGACTTTGCTGCAGCAATGCGGTATACCGAAGCTCGTCTGTCTAAGATTGCTATGGAACTGCTGCGTGACATTAATAAAGAGACCATTGACTTTATGCCGAACTATGACGGCGAAGAGCAGGAGCCGGTTGTGCTTCCGGCACGTTACCCTAACCTGCTGGTGAACGGTGTCTCCGGGATCGCTGTCGGTATGGCAACCAATATACCGCCTCACAATCTTGGCGAAGTCATTGAAGGCGTTCAAGCCTTGATCGAGAATCCGGAGCTGACTTCATTGGATCTTATGAATTATATCCAAGGTCCGGATTTTCCAACGGCAGGCTTTATTTTAGGACGCGAGGGTATTCGCCAGGCTTATACAACAGGACGGGGCTCCGTCACCATGAGAGCTAGAACGGAAATTGAAGAGGTTAACAATAAGGCCCGCATCATTGTAAATGAACTGCCTTACCAAGTTAACAAAGCGCGTCTGGTGGAGAAAATTGCAGAGCTTGTAAGAGAGAAGAGAGTCGAAGGAATCACGGATCTGAGGGATGAGTCCGATCGTAATGGAATGCGGATCGTCATTGAGCTGCGCCGTGACGTGAACCCGAACGTAGTGCTGAATAATCTTTACAAGCATACAGCGCTTCAGACAACCTTCGGTATCAATACGCTTGCTATTGTGAATAACGAGCCGAAAATTCTTACTCTGCAAGAAGTGCTGCAGCATTATATTAATCACCAGATTGAAGTCATTCGCCGCCGGACAGAGTATGACCTTAAGAAGGCAGAGGCCCGCGCCCATATTCTCGAAGGATTGCGGATTGCTCTTGACCATATTGATGAGGTTATCGCTCTGATTCGTTCATCAAGTTCTGATGAAGAGGCGCGTGAAGGCTTGATCAGCCGGTTCGGCTTAAGCTATGAGCAGGCTCAAGCGATTCTCGATATGCGTCTGCGCCGGTTAACCGGCTTGGAACGTGAGAAGATCGAGAACGAGTATAATGAGCTGATGGCTAAAATTGCGGAATACCGCGAGATTTTGGCCAGTGAACAGCTTGTGTTAGGCATTATCAGCCAGGAACTGCAGGAAATCAAAGAGAAATATGCCGATGCACGCCGTACAGAGATTACAATCGGTGAAGAGAGCATTCTTGACGAGGATCTGATCCCGCGGGAAGAGGTTGTCGTTACGATTACCCACACGGGCTATATCAAACGTCTTCCTGTTACAACCTACCGCAGCCAGAAGCGTGGAGGCCGTGGGATCATGGGAATGGATACGAAGGATAACGACTTTGTTGAGCATCTGTTCGTGACCAATTCTCATAACTACTTGATGTTCTTTACCGACCGCGGTAAAGCTTACCGGATTAAGGCTTATGAAATTCCTGAGCTTGGCCGGACAGCTAGAGGGACTCCAATTATCAACCTGATTCAGATTGAACAAGGGGAGAATGTGAATGCGGTTATCCCGGTTGAACCTGATGAAACTGATAAATACCTGTTCTTCGCCACCCGCCATGGTATTGTGAAGAAGACGCCGCTGAACGATTACGTCAATATTCGTAAGGGCGGATTGATTGCTGTCAATCTGCGTGAGGATGATGCGCTGATTGAAGTGAAGCTTACCGACGGGAATCAAGAAGTTATCTTGGGAACGGCGAACGGTATGTCTATCCGCTTCCCAGAGCGCGATGTGCGTTCCATGGGACGGGGTGCAACCGGGGTTAAGGGGATTACGCTTGATCCATCCGATGCCTTAATCGGGATGGATGTAATCGAACCTGGACAAGACATTCTGATTGTCACGACCAAGGGATATGGCAAGCGTACGCCAGAGGGCGATTATCGTGTTCAGAGCCGTGGCGGTAAAGGGATTAAGACTATCAACGTGACCGAGAAGAATGGTTCTGTCATCGCGCTGAAGCTGGTTAAGGATGAAGAGGATCTGATGATCATCACCAGCAGCGGTACGCTGATCCGGACGAGTATGGCCGGTATATCAACTATGGGCCGATATGCTCAAGGCGTGAAGCTGATTAATATCCGGGACGAGGATTCGGTTGCTACGGTATGTAGAACAGATAAGACTGAAGA
- a CDS encoding YheC/YheD family protein: protein MGIQRIASKWEKTKVLLMKDDLQPYIPETQLFGLEHLQPMLDTYGLIYLKPDCGTYGQGVMNLERVPSEQDPNITVLTLRSGIQSDSFATLEEVFPVLQERIGQRPYIMQKGIRLLTYNERCFDLRVLVQKNYRNMWETTGYIGRVAALQKIVTNHHNGGSSFPVNELLKGYMDVHRMAQFITELRGLGQRVGQQLSRKYPKLKEIGLDIAVDAEFKLWILEVNTKPALFPFKWLKDKTIYKRIRRYAVRYGRLRAKRRAY from the coding sequence TTGGGCATACAGCGAATTGCAAGTAAGTGGGAAAAAACTAAGGTGCTACTGATGAAAGATGATTTGCAGCCGTATATTCCCGAAACTCAGCTTTTTGGTTTGGAGCACTTACAGCCTATGCTGGATACTTACGGGCTCATCTACCTTAAACCTGATTGCGGAACTTACGGCCAGGGTGTCATGAACTTGGAGAGGGTCCCTTCTGAACAGGATCCGAACATCACGGTGCTGACACTGCGCTCAGGAATCCAAAGCGATAGCTTTGCAACTTTAGAAGAGGTTTTTCCCGTATTGCAGGAGAGGATTGGCCAACGCCCCTATATCATGCAGAAGGGGATCCGCCTGCTTACCTACAATGAGCGTTGTTTTGATCTTCGCGTGCTGGTGCAGAAAAATTACCGTAATATGTGGGAGACTACCGGCTATATCGGCCGTGTGGCAGCTTTGCAGAAGATTGTCACTAACCATCATAATGGAGGCAGCTCCTTCCCAGTAAATGAGCTTTTGAAAGGTTATATGGACGTTCACCGGATGGCTCAGTTTATTACAGAGCTGCGCGGCCTAGGACAGCGTGTAGGACAGCAGCTCTCAAGAAAGTACCCCAAACTCAAAGAAATTGGGCTGGATATTGCAGTGGATGCAGAATTTAAACTTTGGATATTAGAGGTCAATACCAAGCCAGCTCTTTTCCCCTTTAAATGGCTTAAAGATAAGACCATTTACAAAAGAATACGTAGGTATGCCGTAAGATATGGGCGGCTGCGTGCAAAGAGAAGAGCCTACTAA